The following are from one region of the Actinoplanes sp. L3-i22 genome:
- a CDS encoding CDP-alcohol phosphatidyltransferase family protein, which translates to MTITTATTTPYRAPFAGFAAQLALIAVLAGTTGLTMAGGIAGIAYGVVLCGLLGAALDRAQMTFLGWANLVTFSRAILTGGVTAMVTSSILGHEIPVWLLVTIASVALALDGVDGQVARRTGTTSSLGARFDMEVDAFLILVLSIYAAVSYGWWALAIGAFRYAFVAASWALPWLNAALPPRFGRKVVAAQQGVLLALVASGLLPAWASIGVLAIALGSLTWSFGRDIVWLHKASQVRAAARTRWSAGSMTLVASRF; encoded by the coding sequence GTGACCATCACTACCGCCACGACGACCCCGTACCGGGCGCCTTTCGCCGGGTTCGCGGCCCAGCTCGCGCTCATCGCGGTGCTGGCCGGGACGACGGGACTCACGATGGCCGGTGGGATCGCCGGGATCGCGTACGGCGTGGTCCTCTGCGGCCTGCTCGGCGCGGCCCTGGACCGGGCCCAGATGACGTTCCTGGGCTGGGCGAACCTGGTCACGTTCAGCCGGGCCATCCTGACCGGCGGGGTGACCGCGATGGTGACCAGCTCGATCCTCGGTCACGAGATCCCGGTCTGGCTGCTGGTCACGATCGCCTCGGTGGCCCTGGCCCTGGACGGCGTCGACGGGCAGGTGGCCCGCCGCACCGGCACCACCTCGTCGCTCGGCGCGCGCTTCGACATGGAGGTCGACGCGTTCCTGATCCTGGTCCTGAGCATCTACGCGGCCGTCTCCTACGGCTGGTGGGCGCTGGCGATCGGCGCGTTCCGGTACGCGTTCGTCGCCGCCTCCTGGGCGCTGCCCTGGCTGAACGCGGCGCTCCCGCCCCGGTTCGGCCGCAAGGTCGTCGCCGCCCAGCAGGGCGTGCTGCTCGCCCTGGTCGCCTCCGGCCTGCTGCCGGCCTGGGCGTCGATCGGCGTGCTGGCCATCGCGCTCGGCTCGCTGACCTGGTCGTTCGGCCGGGACATCGTCTGGCTGCACAAGGCCTCGCAGGTCCGGGCGGCGGCGCGGACCCGCTGGTCGGCCGGCTCGATGACGTTGGTCGCCAGCCGCTTCTGA
- a CDS encoding zinc-binding alcohol dehydrogenase, translating to MVDARAFWVTSPGSGELRIETVPAPGPGEVLVRTLHTGVSRGTETLVFQGRVPESQWGSMRAPFQDGDFPGPVKYGYLNVGVVEKGPAELAGRTVFALYPHQTHYVLPESSVTPVPDGVPAHRAVLTGTVETAVNAVWDAAPQLGDRITVVGGGMVGSSVAAILAGFPAADVQLVDADPARKAVADALGVGFALPEAATGDRDLVIHASANPAGLARSLELLRTEGTVVELSWYGDRDVPLRLGENFHSRRLTIRSSQVGGILPQRGRTYAERLRLALELLRDDRFEALLTGRSGFGELPAVMPRLADGSLPALCHVIDYPGGN from the coding sequence GTGGTCGACGCGAGGGCCTTTTGGGTCACTTCCCCCGGATCGGGCGAGTTACGCATCGAAACGGTGCCGGCGCCCGGTCCCGGCGAGGTGCTGGTGCGCACCCTGCACACCGGGGTGAGCCGGGGCACCGAGACGCTGGTCTTCCAGGGGCGGGTGCCGGAGAGCCAGTGGGGTTCGATGCGGGCGCCGTTCCAGGACGGCGATTTCCCGGGGCCGGTGAAGTACGGCTACCTGAACGTCGGCGTGGTCGAGAAAGGCCCCGCCGAGCTCGCCGGGCGGACCGTTTTCGCCCTCTATCCGCACCAGACCCACTACGTGCTCCCGGAGAGCAGCGTCACACCGGTCCCCGACGGCGTCCCCGCCCACCGGGCCGTCCTCACCGGCACCGTCGAGACCGCGGTGAACGCCGTCTGGGACGCCGCCCCGCAGCTGGGCGACCGGATCACCGTCGTCGGCGGCGGCATGGTCGGCTCCTCGGTCGCCGCGATCCTGGCCGGCTTCCCCGCCGCCGACGTGCAGCTCGTCGACGCCGACCCGGCCCGTAAGGCGGTCGCCGACGCGCTCGGCGTGGGCTTCGCGCTGCCCGAGGCGGCGACCGGCGACCGGGACCTGGTGATCCACGCCAGCGCCAACCCGGCCGGCCTGGCCCGCTCGCTGGAGCTGCTCCGCACCGAGGGCACGGTGGTCGAGCTGAGCTGGTACGGCGACCGCGACGTCCCGCTGCGCCTGGGCGAGAACTTCCACTCCCGGCGCCTGACGATCCGGAGCAGCCAGGTCGGCGGCATCCTCCCGCAGCGCGGCCGGACCTACGCCGAGCGCCTGCGCCTGGCCCTGGAGCTGCTCCGCGACGACCGGTTCGAGGCGCTGCTCACCGGCCGGTCCGGGTTCGGCGAGCTGCCCGCGGTGATGCCCCGGCTGGCCGACGGCAGCCTGCCCGCGCTCTGCCACGTGATCGACTACCCCGGCGGGAATTGA